A stretch of the Vigna radiata var. radiata cultivar VC1973A chromosome 7, Vradiata_ver6, whole genome shotgun sequence genome encodes the following:
- the LOC106767428 gene encoding random slug protein 5-like, protein MEAMNVTTRVREEVRLEDDSTETELHKIRLLRAMVEARDPSAKEEDDFTIRRFLRARDLDLEKASTMFLKYLKWRHSFPNGSVSVSEVRNELAQEKVFMQGKDKIGRPIAVVVGRKHFQNKDGGDEFKRFVVYVFDKICASIPPGQEKFAAIAELKGWGYSNSDVRGYLGALSVLQDYYPERLGKLFIVNAPYIFMKVWQIIYPFIDNKTKKKIVFVDKNKVKSTLLEDIDESNIPEIFGGPLPLVRLQDI, encoded by the exons ATGGAAGCCATGAACGTGACGACGAGGGTTAGAGAAGAAGTGCGTCTTGAAGATGATAGCACTGAGACTGAACTCCACAAAATCCGTCTCTTGAGGGCTATGGTTGAAGCACGAGATCCCTCTGCTAAG GAAGAAGATGATTTTACGATTAGAAGATTCCTACGTGCTCGTGATTTAGATTTGGAGAAGGCTTCTACAATGTTCCTCAAGTACTTGAAATGGAGACATTCGTTTCCAAATGGTTCTGTATCCGTATCAGAAGTTCGCAATGAACTTGCTCAAGAGAAGGTGTTCATGCAAGGAAAGGACAAGATAGGTCGACCTATAGCTGTTGTAGTCGGTagaaaacattttcagaacaaagATGGTGGAGATGAATTCAAAC GGTTTGTCGTCTACGTGTTTGACAAAATATGTGCAAG TATTCCACCTGGTCAAGAAAAGTTTGCTGCTATAGCTGAACTTAAGGGATGGGGATACTCAAACAGTGACGTTCGTGGATACCTTGGTGCTCTATCAGTTTTGCAG GATTACTACCCGGAAAGATTGGGGAAGTTGTTTATTGTCAATGCACCATACATATTTATGAAAGTGTGGCAAATTATTTATCCTTTCATTGACAACAAAACCAAGAAGAAG ATAGTATTTGTGGATAAAAACAAGGTGAAATCAACACTGCTAGAAGACATTGATGAAAGTAATATACCAGAGATATTCGGTGGGCCACTGCCATTAGTCCGACTTCAGGATATCTAA